A region of Rubrobacter calidifluminis DNA encodes the following proteins:
- the terL gene encoding phage terminase large subunit, whose product MLRTEREVLFGGAAGPGKTSGLLMAALMFANVPGYSALIVRKTYTDLALPGAIMDRSHEWLGPTDAVWNDVKKRWTFPSGATLSFGYLDSARDHFRYQGMEIQGLFVDELTQIPENQYLYLLSRLRRLEGTSVPLRVRCASNPGGIGHDWVFRRFVKSPTKERAFIPARLDDNPYLDREQYKKTLENLDDITRQQLLEGLWVKDEGEAIFKREWFAERYDASDMRHRNSAVGHYIFWDTAYKEGEENDYSAASVFHLSQDYRIKLCECLREKLPFPELTWRMEELAERYARDGKLRAVVVEDTGAGTSALQTLADSSRLIAPYLKPFRPKGKKTERAREASVWARRGMVLLPQPNAAAPYLNELEEELFAFPNVEHDDLTDTIVMGILYLRHFLAEGARFAGAA is encoded by the coding sequence TTGCTTCGCACCGAGCGCGAGGTCCTCTTCGGGGGCGCGGCCGGGCCGGGGAAGACCTCCGGGCTCTTGATGGCGGCGCTGATGTTCGCGAACGTGCCCGGCTACTCGGCTCTCATAGTCCGCAAGACCTACACCGACCTAGCTCTGCCGGGAGCGATCATGGACCGCTCCCACGAGTGGCTCGGGCCTACGGACGCGGTCTGGAACGACGTGAAAAAGCGCTGGACTTTCCCCTCGGGAGCGACGCTCTCGTTCGGTTACCTTGACTCGGCGCGCGACCACTTCCGCTACCAGGGCATGGAGATACAGGGGCTCTTCGTGGACGAGCTCACGCAGATACCGGAGAACCAGTACCTCTACCTCCTTTCCCGCTTGAGGAGGCTCGAGGGCACCTCCGTGCCCCTGCGCGTCCGGTGCGCCTCGAACCCCGGCGGCATAGGCCACGACTGGGTGTTCCGCCGCTTCGTCAAGAGCCCCACAAAGGAGAGGGCCTTCATCCCGGCCCGGCTTGACGACAACCCCTACCTTGACCGCGAGCAGTACAAAAAGACCTTAGAGAACCTCGACGACATCACCCGCCAGCAACTTTTGGAGGGCCTTTGGGTCAAGGACGAGGGCGAGGCGATATTCAAGCGCGAGTGGTTCGCCGAACGCTACGACGCATCCGATATGCGCCACAGAAACAGCGCCGTCGGGCACTACATCTTCTGGGATACGGCATACAAGGAGGGAGAGGAGAACGACTACTCGGCGGCAAGCGTCTTCCACCTCTCCCAGGACTACCGCATCAAGCTCTGCGAGTGTCTGCGCGAGAAGCTCCCCTTCCCCGAGCTCACCTGGCGCATGGAGGAGCTCGCCGAGCGCTACGCTCGTGACGGCAAGCTCCGCGCCGTGGTAGTCGAGGATACCGGAGCCGGCACCTCGGCGCTGCAGACGCTCGCCGACTCAAGCCGCCTCATCGCACCTTACCTCAAACCCTTTCGTCCGAAGGGGAAGAAGACCGAGCGTGCCAGAGAGGCGAGCGTGTGGGCCAGGCGCGGCATGGTCCTTCTCCCCCAGCCGAACGCCGCAGCGCCGTACCTCAACGAGCTCGAGGAGGAGCTCTTCGCCTTCCCGAACGTAGAGCACGATGACCTCACCGACACGATCGTCATGGGTATCTTGTACCTGAGGCACTTCCTCGCCGAAGGCGCCAGGTTCGCGGGGGCGGCTTAG
- a CDS encoding helix-turn-helix domain-containing protein, translating into MGNFRKVTEEERQRIISLLKSGLSQGKTAREVGRSKQTVSRIARAAGISSDVTAIKKAEAARLDFAKAERLELLNEGFQKAREILPTVDSAHKLQAWMTALGIAVDKRRLEDGEATERGDYTHREAAEKDLEEYFEALDALREGDGEADTQ; encoded by the coding sequence TTGGGTAACTTCAGAAAAGTAACCGAAGAAGAGCGCCAAAGGATAATAAGCCTCCTTAAGAGCGGTCTGAGCCAGGGGAAGACCGCGCGCGAAGTTGGCCGCAGCAAGCAGACCGTAAGCCGGATCGCACGTGCTGCCGGGATTTCCAGTGACGTAACGGCGATCAAAAAAGCTGAGGCGGCGAGGTTGGACTTTGCGAAGGCCGAGCGCCTTGAGCTCTTAAACGAAGGTTTCCAGAAGGCCAGGGAGATACTCCCCACGGTCGATAGCGCCCACAAGCTGCAGGCGTGGATGACGGCGTTGGGCATAGCGGTGGACAAGAGAAGGCTCGAAGACGGAGAAGCTACCGAGCGTGGCGACTACACGCACAGAGAGGCCGCCGAAAAAGACCTCGAAGAGTACTTCGAGGCGCTGGACGCCCTACGAGAGGGCGACGGCGAAGCTGATACTCAATAG
- a CDS encoding GIY-YIG nuclease family protein — protein sequence MARAFSYEGYRDRARHEYGYVYLLECANTGWHKVGWTLQHPEKRLLSIREEFQEGFDWRLIGWITCFDPPGVEATLHTLLAHRRVTKRREWFVLSEAEANLLRLLFDVGDVEARVFEAAFREGISVGRFLQENDTYDDLLWERERLEAPSLFEPTFFPESLLEPVSPRQRKALI from the coding sequence GTGGCTCGGGCGTTTTCTTATGAGGGGTATCGGGATCGGGCCAGGCACGAGTACGGATACGTCTACCTGCTCGAATGCGCCAACACCGGCTGGCATAAGGTAGGCTGGACGCTTCAGCACCCGGAAAAGCGTCTTCTGTCGATCAGGGAGGAGTTCCAGGAGGGCTTCGATTGGCGGCTAATCGGTTGGATTACCTGTTTCGATCCGCCGGGAGTAGAGGCAACGCTACATACCCTCCTGGCTCATCGCCGAGTTACCAAACGCCGCGAATGGTTCGTGCTTTCCGAGGCCGAAGCGAACCTCCTGCGTCTTCTTTTCGACGTAGGGGATGTCGAGGCGCGGGTATTCGAGGCTGCGTTTCGGGAGGGTATTTCTGTAGGGAGGTTTTTGCAAGAGAACGATACCTACGATGACTTGCTTTGGGAGAGGGAAAGGCTCGAGGCGCCCTCGCTCTTTGAGCCTACGTTCTTCCCCGAGAGCCTTCTGGAGCCGGTATCTCCGCGGCAGCGCAAGGCATTAATATGA
- a CDS encoding DNA adenine methylase yields MRAPTSRPAPVLKYPGAKWTLASWIVSHMPPHTVYVEPFFGSGAVLFRKPRSRVELVNDLDDRVVNLFRVLRERPDELERAVRLTPYSRTEYLASYERSEDPLEDARRFLVRSWQAHALKVGGRSGWRYEISDVRGRPACGDWLTVPQRIQAAAERLSGVYIECRPAEEVIAAYSRSEAAERTLFFIDPPYLLDSRPGYYRHEMTAADHARLLGLLDAHPGPVLLSGYPHPLYEERLSHWHSTSREALAEKGRRRTEVLWLNPAAAEALEGRLF; encoded by the coding sequence ATGAGAGCCCCCACCTCCCGCCCGGCGCCGGTGCTCAAGTACCCAGGCGCGAAATGGACCCTCGCCTCCTGGATAGTCTCCCATATGCCTCCCCACACGGTGTATGTGGAGCCGTTCTTCGGCTCGGGAGCAGTCCTCTTCCGGAAGCCCCGCTCCCGCGTAGAGCTCGTAAACGACCTCGACGACCGCGTGGTGAACCTCTTCCGCGTCCTTCGGGAGCGCCCGGACGAGCTCGAGCGGGCGGTGAGGCTCACGCCCTACTCCCGCACCGAGTACCTCGCCAGCTACGAGCGCTCCGAAGACCCCCTCGAGGACGCGCGCCGGTTTTTAGTGCGCTCGTGGCAGGCTCACGCTCTGAAGGTCGGGGGGAGAAGCGGCTGGCGCTACGAAATATCCGACGTGAGAGGCCGTCCGGCATGCGGTGATTGGCTTACGGTGCCACAGAGAATCCAGGCTGCCGCAGAGCGTCTCTCTGGCGTCTACATCGAGTGCCGTCCGGCCGAAGAGGTCATCGCCGCCTACTCGAGGAGCGAGGCGGCCGAGAGGACGCTCTTTTTCATCGACCCCCCGTACCTACTCGACTCCCGGCCCGGCTACTACCGCCACGAGATGACAGCAGCCGACCACGCAAGGTTGCTCGGCCTCCTCGACGCCCACCCCGGGCCCGTCCTCCTCTCAGGCTACCCGCACCCGCTCTACGAAGAGCGGCTCTCGCACTGGCACAGCACCAGCCGCGAGGCCCTCGCCGAGAAGGGCAGAAGGCGCACCGAGGTCCTCTGGCTGAACCCGGCTGCGGCTGAGGCGCTAGAGGGGAGGCTCTTCTAG
- a CDS encoding MT-A70 family methyltransferase, with the protein MGEVVQAPVAKITVPQDRLRAERDFTPLAESMAKIGLLHPITVTESGVLVSGRHRLEAAKSLGWKTIPAFVVEDDELKNRLLEIDENLKRLDLTTYEQAKHAEERERVLAALGQRAKRGAQAGNKNASKNEPATVAGSFPTTADIAKEAGMSERTWQGRVKIGRSLGEKTRSVLDMADPTDEKHRQFLNSTTQLNHLADISNKRGDEVAAEVAERVLSGEEKTTFDAYERMKRETAARRREAEREEKRRALRDMPLPARRYELIYADPPWRYEHARTDSRRIENHYPTMSLQEIKDLKVPAAEDATLFLWATSPKLDQSLEVMRAWGFEYRTSLVWVKDKIGMGYYARQRHELLLVGKRGNPPVPEPHNRPDSVIESPRLEHSAKPEVVYELLERMYPHATKVELFCRRPREGWDAWGNEIEDGSAA; encoded by the coding sequence GTGGGTGAGGTGGTGCAAGCCCCGGTAGCCAAGATAACCGTCCCCCAAGATAGGCTGCGGGCAGAGCGCGACTTTACCCCGCTCGCAGAGAGCATGGCCAAGATCGGACTTTTGCACCCGATCACGGTTACCGAGTCAGGTGTTTTGGTCAGCGGCAGGCACAGGCTCGAGGCCGCAAAGTCGCTCGGTTGGAAGACCATACCCGCTTTCGTCGTGGAGGACGACGAGCTAAAGAACCGTCTGCTTGAGATAGACGAGAACCTCAAGCGGCTCGATCTCACCACCTACGAGCAGGCAAAGCACGCCGAAGAGCGCGAGCGGGTCTTGGCGGCCCTGGGGCAGAGGGCTAAGCGCGGGGCACAGGCAGGCAACAAGAACGCGTCGAAAAACGAACCCGCAACCGTTGCGGGTTCGTTTCCTACCACCGCAGACATAGCAAAAGAAGCCGGCATGTCGGAGAGGACGTGGCAGGGGCGGGTGAAGATAGGCCGCTCCCTCGGGGAGAAGACGCGCTCCGTACTCGACATGGCAGACCCCACCGACGAGAAGCACCGGCAGTTTCTAAACAGCACCACCCAGCTAAACCACCTCGCCGATATCTCAAATAAGCGCGGCGACGAGGTGGCCGCGGAAGTCGCAGAGCGTGTGCTCTCTGGCGAGGAGAAGACCACATTCGACGCGTACGAGCGCATGAAGCGCGAGACAGCGGCACGGAGGCGCGAAGCCGAGCGTGAAGAGAAGCGGCGTGCCTTGCGGGATATGCCTCTGCCCGCGAGACGCTACGAGCTGATCTATGCGGACCCCCCATGGCGCTACGAGCATGCTCGTACGGACTCTCGGCGAATAGAGAACCATTACCCGACCATGAGCCTACAGGAGATAAAGGATCTTAAGGTCCCCGCCGCAGAGGACGCTACGCTCTTTCTTTGGGCCACTAGCCCTAAGCTCGACCAGTCTTTAGAAGTCATGCGTGCCTGGGGCTTCGAGTACCGGACCTCGCTTGTCTGGGTCAAAGATAAGATCGGCATGGGCTACTACGCACGCCAGCGGCACGAGCTGCTGCTCGTCGGCAAGCGGGGCAATCCGCCCGTGCCGGAGCCGCACAACAGGCCAGACTCGGTCATAGAGTCCCCACGGCTCGAACACTCCGCCAAGCCAGAGGTAGTTTACGAGCTTCTGGAGCGCATGTATCCGCACGCGACGAAGGTAGAGCTCTTCTGCCGCCGCCCGCGGGAGGGCTGGGACGCGTGGGGCAACGAGATAGAAGACGGGAGTGCGGCCTGA
- a CDS encoding helix-turn-helix domain-containing protein, protein MSAGESQERRTIRTPAGEVVQQRCTSCGLWLALSSFERTGEGLYLKSRCRECTNRLYRERVRNSDDDSRRGRKFRRLYEEKKKNGPRVCKKEGCDTKLSAYNPEPFCSVHQREEEERRLLAELDFLSRTQGRALRERRRALSLTRRELAARAGLTLSTVANAEREDAAHAPTKETRERLDSALRELEEVSLHAEA, encoded by the coding sequence ATGAGTGCCGGGGAGAGCCAAGAGAGGCGCACCATCCGGACGCCGGCTGGGGAGGTGGTACAGCAGAGGTGTACCTCTTGCGGGCTGTGGCTCGCGCTCTCTTCGTTCGAGAGGACAGGCGAAGGGCTCTACCTGAAGAGCCGCTGCCGCGAGTGTACGAACCGGCTCTACCGCGAGCGGGTGCGGAACTCCGACGACGACTCGAGGAGGGGCCGGAAGTTCAGAAGGCTCTACGAGGAGAAGAAGAAAAACGGGCCGAGGGTCTGCAAGAAGGAAGGCTGCGACACAAAGCTCTCCGCCTATAACCCCGAGCCTTTCTGCTCGGTCCACCAGCGGGAGGAAGAGGAGAGAAGGCTCCTTGCCGAGCTCGACTTTCTCTCTCGCACCCAGGGGCGGGCCTTAAGGGAGAGAAGGCGTGCGCTCTCTCTCACGCGCCGGGAGCTCGCCGCGCGTGCAGGCCTCACGCTCTCGACCGTGGCAAACGCAGAGAGGGAGGACGCGGCGCACGCCCCGACCAAAGAGACGCGAGAGAGGCTCGATAGCGCCCTCCGCGAGCTCGAGGAGGTGTCTTTGCATGCCGAGGCGTAG
- a CDS encoding SWIM zinc finger family protein, translated as MKSISVQGNVEEHVSRETLRERHPRLLAGVDLARERMADFRALGGGIWEVPSSSGGTYRVDYRSQECTCPDYQYRHRDDAGYRCKHIIAVGFVLGTTAECAGCGNRFRHRDLHEVVAGDPRWAGDLPLSYFEGDLLCDECFEGAA; from the coding sequence GTGAAGAGTATATCGGTTCAGGGGAACGTGGAGGAGCACGTCTCGCGGGAAACGCTTCGGGAGCGGCATCCCCGCCTTCTCGCCGGTGTGGATCTGGCGCGGGAGCGGATGGCGGATTTTCGGGCGCTCGGGGGCGGGATCTGGGAGGTGCCTAGCTCCTCGGGCGGCACCTACCGCGTCGACTACAGGTCGCAGGAGTGCACCTGCCCCGACTACCAGTACCGGCACCGGGACGACGCCGGGTACCGGTGCAAGCACATAATCGCCGTCGGTTTTGTGCTTGGCACCACGGCCGAGTGTGCCGGGTGCGGGAACCGCTTTCGGCACCGCGACCTGCACGAGGTCGTGGCGGGTGACCCGAGGTGGGCGGGAGATCTCCCTCTCTCCTATTTCGAAGGGGATCTCCTTTGCGATGAGTGCTTCGAGGGGGCGGCGTGA
- the cas8b gene encoding type I-B CRISPR-associated protein Cas8b/Csh1 produces MIESIYQIGRALLEESGGGRRAVLESLAAAPPRDRKDESYVAILKLDSRRLSLDVELRELDSQKNTAARYLWLGNAPGNDPQDRLTLDNLGYLVSQTIPNLLGEGRIDPKSDLYSKLKNLREKLYIDLGEPGELGIKGGGTYQRNRRLWDLGRLGIPGPSREDLRDEIRGGTNPKNIPQRVVKALRDHFPEIPERGVLFTLELDGDLLVDDPAYHTYLERRFVDSAFTGNQTGRCHLSGEYGPVTTDMTRFRFKYYITDKLGFASGATKKGFTSNFALSKEAYRALLVGERFVGRELGFSFAGARGYMIPDLYTVEIPRGFPEALVRTLRSIRNRTLFDIGRVQAGELDEELEEFREEHLASGYMINLLFYKQKQAKFEVLRLIQDIPSYRLEELRAQGFETGRLWEELYGDEARDLTLQQIYYLIPVRKVRKPDGKVEYLNKKILAFYHTLISGGLIDRKELTDGFMELARAYRFGNTGSYQVSAPKEGMEDLTLVRYLAQTNLLLAFLRDLDQLKEEEVSQEYLERLSLDEVEKEYLKRLGYDEQQAALYLLGALVAEIANAQWRLGPEGRGGEKTILNKINYQGMTLPRVQRLATELFDKLRQYRYTDRSGERRPLLQGRNEAIFAQAQELLTRNQRGWRLTPSENVYYLLSGYSHRTFRAMTAREKQPA; encoded by the coding sequence ATGATAGAGAGCATCTACCAGATCGGGCGCGCATTGCTCGAGGAGAGCGGTGGAGGACGGCGGGCGGTCCTGGAATCGCTCGCCGCAGCACCCCCACGGGACAGAAAAGACGAATCATACGTCGCCATCCTGAAGCTGGACTCCCGGAGGCTCTCGCTAGATGTCGAGCTTCGAGAGCTGGACAGCCAGAAGAACACCGCCGCGAGGTACCTGTGGCTCGGCAACGCCCCAGGCAACGACCCGCAGGACCGTCTCACCTTGGACAACCTGGGTTATCTCGTCTCCCAGACCATCCCTAACCTGCTCGGCGAAGGGAGGATAGATCCAAAGAGCGATCTGTACTCAAAGCTGAAGAACCTCCGGGAGAAGCTCTACATCGACCTCGGAGAGCCGGGAGAGCTCGGCATAAAAGGAGGCGGCACCTACCAGCGCAACCGGCGGCTCTGGGATCTCGGCAGGCTCGGCATCCCGGGTCCCTCCCGTGAAGACCTGAGAGATGAGATAAGGGGCGGCACGAACCCCAAGAACATCCCCCAGAGGGTGGTGAAGGCGCTGCGAGACCACTTCCCGGAGATCCCTGAGAGGGGCGTGCTCTTCACGCTCGAGCTCGACGGCGATCTTCTCGTGGACGATCCAGCCTACCACACGTACCTGGAGCGCAGGTTCGTGGATAGCGCCTTCACCGGGAATCAGACGGGACGCTGCCACCTGAGCGGCGAGTACGGCCCGGTCACAACAGACATGACGCGCTTCAGGTTCAAGTACTACATAACGGACAAGTTGGGCTTCGCCTCCGGAGCCACGAAGAAGGGTTTCACCTCCAACTTCGCGCTCTCGAAAGAAGCGTACCGGGCGCTGCTCGTCGGGGAGAGGTTCGTGGGAAGGGAGCTCGGCTTCAGCTTCGCCGGGGCGAGGGGGTACATGATCCCGGACCTCTACACCGTGGAGATCCCGCGCGGGTTCCCGGAGGCACTCGTGCGCACGCTCAGGAGCATCCGCAACAGGACGCTCTTCGACATCGGGAGGGTGCAGGCCGGGGAGCTGGACGAGGAGCTCGAAGAGTTCAGAGAAGAACACCTTGCGAGCGGGTACATGATCAACCTGCTCTTCTACAAACAGAAGCAGGCCAAGTTCGAGGTCCTTAGGCTCATCCAGGACATTCCGTCCTACCGCCTGGAGGAGCTGCGCGCGCAGGGGTTCGAGACGGGGCGGCTGTGGGAGGAGCTCTACGGAGACGAGGCGAGAGACCTCACCCTACAGCAGATCTACTACCTCATCCCAGTACGAAAAGTCCGCAAGCCTGATGGGAAAGTCGAATACTTGAACAAGAAGATCCTGGCCTTCTACCACACCCTCATCTCCGGCGGCCTCATAGACCGCAAGGAGCTCACGGACGGCTTCATGGAGCTGGCGCGGGCCTATCGCTTCGGCAACACGGGATCGTACCAGGTGAGCGCCCCAAAGGAAGGCATGGAAGACCTCACCCTCGTCCGCTATCTCGCGCAGACCAACCTGTTGCTCGCGTTCTTGCGGGATCTCGACCAGCTGAAGGAGGAAGAAGTGTCGCAAGAGTACCTGGAGAGGCTCTCCCTCGACGAAGTGGAGAAGGAGTACCTGAAGAGGCTCGGCTACGACGAGCAGCAGGCGGCCCTGTACCTGCTCGGCGCTCTGGTCGCCGAGATCGCGAACGCCCAGTGGCGGCTCGGTCCCGAGGGCCGGGGTGGGGAGAAGACGATCCTGAACAAGATCAACTACCAGGGCATGACCCTCCCCCGCGTCCAGCGCCTGGCCACCGAGCTCTTCGACAAGCTCCGCCAGTACCGCTACACCGACCGCTCCGGCGAGCGCCGACCGCTCCTGCAGGGCCGCAACGAGGCCATCTTCGCCCAGGCGCAGGAGCTCCTGACCAGAAACCAGCGAGGGTGGCGTCTCACCCCCTCAGAGAACGTCTACTACCTGCTGAGCGGTTACTCGCACCGTACCTTCAGGGCGATGACCGCGAGAGAGAAGCAGCCCGCCTAG
- the cas7b gene encoding type I-B CRISPR-associated protein Cas7/Csh2, protein MAIHDGDILYLYDAKLTNPNGDPDDENRPRMDEATGRNLVSDVRLKRYLRDYWLDAGEDIWVRRTEQDETTSSKQRMSVLLSDYNQENGANLTERQARQSREFKDWLLRRLRDVRLFGATMPMENTSVTFTGPVQFSWGYSLHRVEINNSATISSHFAGRENEYGTFGKDWRVHYSLLAFYGIVSKSRARHTGLTDEDLTALDEAMVRAIPQQATTRSKIGQTPRLYLRVEYEDDSALRLGDVREDLALDPKDGKTTDTLRDIRDFSIGFDRVLERVRAVEGSIGRARLWSHPELGNAFERGLREILDDRLETL, encoded by the coding sequence TTGGCCATCCACGACGGAGACATCCTCTACCTCTACGACGCTAAGCTCACCAACCCAAACGGCGACCCGGACGACGAGAACCGCCCGCGCATGGACGAAGCAACCGGGCGCAACCTCGTCTCCGACGTCAGGCTCAAGCGCTACCTCAGGGACTACTGGCTCGACGCCGGGGAGGACATCTGGGTCAGGCGCACCGAGCAGGACGAGACGACCAGCTCCAAGCAGCGCATGAGCGTGCTGCTTTCGGACTACAACCAGGAGAACGGAGCGAACCTCACCGAGAGACAGGCGCGCCAGAGCCGGGAGTTCAAGGACTGGCTTCTCAGAAGGCTGCGAGACGTGCGGCTCTTCGGGGCGACGATGCCGATGGAGAACACCTCGGTCACCTTCACCGGCCCGGTGCAGTTCAGCTGGGGATACTCGCTGCACCGGGTCGAGATTAACAACTCCGCCACCATCTCGAGCCACTTCGCGGGCAGAGAGAACGAGTACGGCACCTTCGGCAAGGACTGGCGGGTGCACTACTCGCTGCTCGCTTTCTACGGCATCGTGAGCAAGAGCCGCGCCCGACACACCGGGCTCACCGACGAGGATCTCACCGCGCTCGACGAGGCGATGGTGAGGGCCATCCCGCAGCAGGCGACGACGAGGAGCAAGATCGGGCAGACCCCGCGGCTCTACCTGCGCGTCGAGTACGAGGACGACTCTGCTCTACGGCTCGGGGACGTGCGCGAGGACCTCGCCCTCGACCCCAAAGACGGCAAAACCACAGACACCCTGCGCGACATCCGGGACTTCTCGATAGGCTTCGATCGGGTGCTGGAGAGAGTGAGGGCGGTCGAGGGCTCCATCGGAAGAGCCCGTCTCTGGAGCCACCCGGAACTCGGGAACGCCTTCGAGCGCGGCCTGCGGGAGATACTCGACGATCGGCTGGAGACCCTCTAG
- the cas5 gene encoding CRISPR-associated protein Cas5 produces MPQNTLIVFDLCGAYGMFRKFYTNSSSLSYPFPPRTTVAGLIAGMMGYERDAYAEDLGLGRCHIALSVRVPVRRVMQQVNYLMTEGHVWQKGAGGFDGSRGPIQVPVEWVFPEVGYRELRYRIYVTHEDRGWLERLGEVLEGGTPVYPPYLGMTECPGRVEHVRSTEDWSLGRREEELPISTVLPASALSGPPRLEEGTQIVKERTPLSLDESRRLIAAGDLLYNRAGPHITARLESEVFEVSYSGIREYGVFMR; encoded by the coding sequence ATGCCGCAAAACACACTCATCGTCTTCGACCTCTGCGGGGCGTACGGTATGTTCCGCAAGTTCTACACCAACTCCTCCTCGCTCTCATATCCCTTCCCGCCCCGCACGACCGTCGCGGGGCTCATCGCCGGGATGATGGGCTACGAGCGCGACGCGTATGCTGAAGACCTCGGCCTCGGCCGCTGTCATATAGCGCTCTCCGTGCGGGTGCCGGTGCGGCGGGTGATGCAGCAGGTCAACTACCTGATGACCGAGGGCCACGTCTGGCAGAAGGGAGCCGGCGGCTTCGACGGGAGCAGGGGGCCAATACAGGTGCCGGTGGAGTGGGTCTTCCCGGAGGTGGGCTACAGAGAGCTCCGCTACCGCATCTACGTGACGCATGAGGACCGGGGGTGGCTCGAACGTCTCGGAGAGGTTCTGGAAGGCGGCACTCCCGTCTATCCGCCCTACCTGGGAATGACCGAGTGTCCGGGCCGGGTGGAGCACGTGAGGAGCACGGAGGACTGGAGCCTCGGAAGGCGGGAAGAGGAGCTCCCCATCAGTACCGTGCTCCCGGCCTCCGCGCTCTCAGGCCCGCCTCGCCTGGAGGAGGGAACCCAGATCGTCAAGGAGCGCACCCCGCTCTCCCTTGACGAAAGTCGGCGGCTAATCGCCGCGGGCGATCTCCTTTACAACCGTGCGGGTCCGCACATAACCGCCCGGCTGGAGAGCGAGGTCTTCGAGGTCTCCTACTCGGGGATCCGCGAGTACGGGGTGTTCATGCGATGA